The Pseudophaeobacter arcticus DSM 23566 genome includes a region encoding these proteins:
- a CDS encoding Mrp/NBP35 family ATP-binding protein, which produces MSITRESVLAALKNISDPVSGQDIVAAGITRGLSVEDGSVLFVLEIDPAKADLYGPIRDQAEALVKDLDGVKKVSVMLTGHAAKAPPPDLKPSKPAAPQGPQKIPGVDRIIAVASGKGGVGKSTVSANLACALAAQGRRVGLLDADVYGPSQPRMLGVSGRPASPDGKTILPLRNHGVTMMSIGLMTNDDQAVVWRGPMLMGALQQMLMQVQWGALDVLIVDLPPGTGDVQMTLAQKAQVDGAVIVSTPQDVALIDARKGIDMFNKLNVPILGMIENMSTHICSNCGHEEHVFGHGGVAAEAAKLNVPLLAEIPLHLDVRLAADSGAPIVAAKPDSPQAKAFFDVAAALVERGAA; this is translated from the coding sequence GTGTCCATTACCCGAGAATCCGTCCTCGCGGCGCTAAAGAACATTTCCGACCCTGTCAGCGGTCAGGACATTGTCGCCGCAGGCATCACACGTGGCCTATCCGTCGAGGACGGAAGTGTCTTGTTTGTGCTGGAAATCGATCCCGCCAAGGCGGATCTCTACGGCCCGATCCGGGATCAGGCAGAGGCCCTTGTCAAAGATCTCGATGGCGTAAAAAAGGTCTCGGTGATGCTGACCGGGCATGCCGCCAAAGCACCGCCCCCGGATTTGAAGCCGTCAAAACCAGCCGCACCGCAGGGGCCACAGAAAATCCCGGGTGTGGATCGCATTATCGCGGTGGCCTCGGGCAAAGGCGGCGTGGGAAAATCCACCGTCTCTGCCAATCTCGCCTGCGCGCTGGCTGCTCAGGGCCGCCGCGTCGGGTTGCTGGACGCTGATGTCTATGGCCCCTCGCAACCCCGGATGCTGGGCGTCTCTGGCCGCCCCGCCAGCCCCGACGGCAAAACAATCCTGCCGCTGCGCAATCACGGCGTCACCATGATGTCCATTGGCCTGATGACCAATGACGATCAGGCGGTGGTCTGGCGCGGACCGATGCTGATGGGGGCCCTGCAACAGATGCTGATGCAGGTGCAATGGGGCGCTTTGGATGTGCTGATCGTTGATCTGCCGCCTGGCACTGGCGATGTACAGATGACCTTGGCGCAAAAGGCCCAGGTGGATGGCGCTGTGATCGTCTCCACCCCGCAGGACGTGGCGCTGATTGATGCCCGCAAAGGTATTGATATGTTCAACAAGCTGAACGTGCCGATCCTGGGCATGATCGAAAACATGTCGACCCATATCTGCTCCAACTGCGGCCACGAGGAACATGTCTTTGGTCACGGCGGTGTGGCCGCTGAAGCCGCCAAGCTCAACGTGCCACTGCTGGCAGAAATCCCGCTGCACCTGGATGTGCGCCTGGCGGCAGACAGCGGCGCGCCCATCGTGGCGG
- a CDS encoding 4Fe-4S binding protein has product MTKQLILCDCSGTQPLNPEALSKATGLGCSAVHSALCTTQAETAAAAISAGDSVICCTQEKRFFADLAAELEQPEPPLLDLRDRAGWTADTGNLIPKMSALIAEASLDIAPGKSLDVTSEGLCLILGAPDLALAAAERLQDVLGVTVLFDADTADAKAPAAEPVNLLSGRGFDVIRGRLRRAKGALGQFQLSFDALQQLDATGRQWSWTPARDGALSDCDLILDLRGGTPLFPAPEKREGYLRADPKNPQAVADVILTASQLVGTFEKPLYLRHEPLLCAHSRASQSGCSKCLDHCPTSAISSAGDQVSIDPMICAGCGACAALCPSGAITYDAPATDAQFRRIQTLAKAYLDAGGHGPRLLVVCARGSEMISLAARFGRGLPADVVPLEVTALNAFGHAEILAALAAGFADVSILLNPGIDREVQQTELDLALAIGGAGKARLLDIADPDMLSDALYDAQTPPPLAVPVRPMGSRRQITRQAAMALQPEAQHLPLPAQAPYGAVLVDQDSCTLCLSCVSLCPSGALGDNPDLPQLRFQEEACLQCGICASACPEDAISFEPRLNLDPAALSQVVLHEEEPFACVECGALFGVKSTIEKITEKLAGKHAMFARPEMARMIQMCDNCRVQAQFHQKDSPLAGAERPKVRTTEDYLSKRRDH; this is encoded by the coding sequence ATGACCAAACAATTGATTTTATGTGATTGTTCAGGGACCCAGCCCCTCAACCCCGAAGCCCTCTCCAAGGCAACCGGCCTGGGGTGCAGCGCGGTTCATTCTGCCCTCTGCACCACCCAGGCCGAGACCGCCGCAGCTGCCATTTCGGCTGGGGATTCGGTGATCTGCTGCACCCAGGAAAAAAGATTCTTTGCCGACCTGGCAGCGGAACTGGAGCAGCCAGAGCCGCCTCTGCTCGACCTGCGGGACCGGGCAGGTTGGACCGCTGATACCGGTAATCTGATACCCAAAATGTCCGCCCTCATCGCCGAGGCCTCGTTGGATATTGCCCCTGGCAAATCCCTGGACGTGACCAGCGAGGGGCTCTGCCTGATCCTTGGGGCGCCAGACCTCGCCCTGGCGGCAGCGGAACGCCTGCAGGATGTCCTGGGCGTAACGGTCCTGTTCGACGCGGATACAGCAGATGCAAAGGCCCCTGCGGCAGAGCCGGTGAACCTGCTGTCGGGGCGCGGATTTGACGTGATCCGGGGGCGGTTGCGACGGGCCAAAGGCGCTTTGGGGCAGTTCCAGCTGAGCTTTGATGCGCTGCAACAGCTCGACGCAACGGGACGTCAGTGGAGCTGGACGCCAGCACGGGACGGCGCTCTGTCGGACTGCGATCTCATTCTGGATCTGCGCGGCGGCACGCCCCTTTTCCCTGCCCCGGAAAAGCGCGAAGGCTATCTGCGCGCCGACCCCAAGAACCCCCAAGCGGTTGCCGATGTTATACTGACGGCCTCACAGTTGGTGGGAACCTTCGAAAAGCCGCTTTACCTGCGCCACGAACCGCTGCTCTGCGCCCATTCCCGCGCCTCTCAATCCGGCTGCAGCAAATGCCTGGACCATTGCCCGACATCAGCGATCAGCTCTGCCGGGGATCAGGTCAGCATTGATCCGATGATCTGCGCCGGCTGCGGTGCCTGCGCCGCGCTCTGCCCCTCTGGGGCGATCACCTATGACGCCCCGGCCACGGATGCCCAGTTCCGCCGCATCCAGACCCTGGCCAAGGCCTACCTTGATGCCGGAGGCCACGGCCCGCGCTTGCTGGTGGTCTGTGCCCGGGGCAGCGAAATGATCAGCCTCGCCGCACGTTTTGGCCGCGGCTTGCCTGCCGATGTGGTGCCGCTGGAGGTCACTGCGCTCAATGCCTTTGGCCATGCGGAAATTCTCGCCGCGCTGGCGGCCGGCTTTGCAGATGTCTCCATCCTGCTGAACCCGGGCATTGACCGCGAGGTACAGCAAACCGAGCTGGACCTGGCGCTGGCGATTGGCGGTGCGGGCAAGGCGCGGCTGCTGGATATTGCAGACCCAGACATGCTGAGCGATGCGCTTTATGACGCCCAGACTCCGCCCCCGCTGGCAGTGCCGGTCCGTCCGATGGGATCGCGCCGCCAGATCACCCGCCAGGCCGCCATGGCGCTGCAGCCAGAGGCGCAACACCTGCCCCTGCCCGCGCAGGCCCCTTATGGCGCCGTGCTGGTTGACCAGGACAGCTGCACGCTGTGTTTGTCCTGTGTGTCTCTCTGCCCCTCGGGGGCCCTGGGCGACAATCCCGATCTGCCGCAGCTCAGGTTCCAGGAAGAGGCCTGCCTGCAATGTGGCATCTGTGCCAGCGCCTGCCCCGAGGATGCGATCTCTTTTGAGCCGCGCCTCAACCTTGACCCGGCGGCTCTGTCGCAGGTGGTGCTGCACGAAGAAGAGCCCTTTGCCTGCGTCGAGTGTGGCGCTCTGTTTGGGGTGAAATCCACCATCGAGAAGATCACCGAGAAACTGGCCGGTAAACACGCGATGTTCGCCCGCCCCGAAATGGCCCGAATGATTCAGATGTGCGACAATTGCCGGGTTCAGGCCCAGTTTCACCAAAAGGACAGCCCATTAGCCGGAGCGGAGCGCCCGAAGGTGCGCACAACAGAGGACTACCTGAGCAAACGCCGGGACCATTGA